In Firmicutes bacterium ASF500, a single genomic region encodes these proteins:
- a CDS encoding Single-stranded DNA-binding protein produces MLKITAIGNLTNDVELKCHEDGKPYAILRIASDRRYRDREGNKLTDFISIKVRGALAERCAAFAWKGCKLAASGDFETITFAEDPTRQPGFLIKANEVEFLSPRRVEEAAAAAEADSGAGDEAA; encoded by the coding sequence ATGCTGAAAATTACCGCAATCGGGAACCTGACCAACGATGTGGAGCTGAAGTGCCATGAGGACGGCAAGCCCTACGCCATCCTGCGCATTGCCTCCGACCGCCGCTACCGTGACCGGGAGGGCAACAAGCTCACCGACTTCATCTCCATCAAGGTCCGCGGCGCTCTGGCGGAGCGCTGCGCGGCCTTCGCCTGGAAGGGCTGTAAGCTGGCCGCCTCCGGCGACTTCGAGACCATCACCTTCGCGGAGGACCCCACCCGCCAGCCGGGATTTCTCATCAAGGCCAACGAAGTGGAGTTCCTGTCCCCCCGGAGGGTGGAGGAGGCCGCAGCAGCGGCGGAAGCTGACAGCGGCGCCGGTGATGAGGCGGCCTGA